A region from the Ciconia boyciana chromosome 1, ASM3463844v1, whole genome shotgun sequence genome encodes:
- the LOC140647963 gene encoding fibronectin type III domain-containing protein 9-like — translation MGITIQNITGNTAMVIWPKMASCADSFYSVMYHPNWNSMLSSYSRKSFQKEERVPASRSSFVVENLTPLTTYIVCVTCQSANPSSDQCRVFNTLEQDPASASNTKKELALGIWLASSVLLLIIAAILLYGCLHLFCRRRCERLQGRNRTSEQDHGKVWTKSAAYALEELGRQSQLMQDPEEKHPGGIQLATIIENPSACKDPIMPTSKSREQVPMTGQCSAID, via the coding sequence ATGGGAATAACCATCCAAAACATCACAGGAAACACAGCAATGGTAATTTGGCCAAAAATGGCCAGTTGCGCTGACAGCTTTTACAGCGTCATGTACCACCCTAACTGGAACAGCATGCTATCAAGTTACTCGAGAAAgagctttcagaaagaagagagagtgCCCGCCAGTCGCTCCTCCTTTGTTGTTGAAAACCTAACTCCTCTGACAACATACATCGTGTGCGTGACCTGCCAGTCCGCAAACCCGTCCAGTGACCAGTGCAGAGTTTTTAACACGCTGGAACAAGACCCAGCATCTGCAAGCAACACCAAGAAAGAGCTGGCGCTGGGCATCTGGCTTGCCAGCAGCGTCCTGCTCCTCATCATCGCTGCAATCCTCCTCTACGGCTGCCTGCACCTCTTCTGCCGCAGGAGATGCGAGCGTTTGCAAGGGCGAAACAGGACCTCCGAACAAGACCACGGGAAAGTGTGGACGAAAAGCGCGGCATACGCCTTGGAGGAGCTCGGCAGGCAGAGCCAACTGATGCAGGACCCCGAGGAAAAGCATCCAGGTGGCATTCAGCTGGCCACAATCATAGAGAACCCCTCAGCATGCAAGGACCCCATCATGCCGACTTCCAAAAGCCGGGAACAAGTGCCAATGACAGGACAGTGCTCTGCTATAGATTAG